One genomic window of Camelina sativa cultivar DH55 chromosome 5, Cs, whole genome shotgun sequence includes the following:
- the LOC104786295 gene encoding protein RALF-like 17: MAASREFIICCFLTLLLCNFFMRGVDSGGASVDVNRGGCGGGDGSLGDDNERCVDQAVLKDDDDDDVDDVYKVINKMRIYA; encoded by the coding sequence ATGGCTGCGTCTAGAGAATTTATTATCTGTTGCTTCTTGACACTTCTCTTATGCAACTTCTTCATGAGAGGAGTCGACTCTGGTGGTGCTTCTGTTGACGTCAACAGAGGAGGATGTGGCGGTGGCGATGGTAGCCTTGGGGACGATAACGAGCGGTGTGTGGATCAGGCGGTACTGAAagatgacgacgacgatgacgtGGATGATGTTTACAAAGTGATCAACAAGATGAGGATATATGCTTGA